The nucleotide window GGGCACCGGTCCGGTGGGGCCGACCGCCGCCCCACTCGGCCGAGTTGCGGGGTTACCGGGAACGGTCGTCGTACCGGGAGAACCCGTGGCGACCGAGGCCGAAGCGGAAGTCGCGTTCGGGGCGGGCGCGGTGGGCGCGGTAGGTGCGGCGGGTGCGACGGGTGCCTTGCCGGAACCGGACGCCGCCCTCTGGACGTCGGCTCCCGCGCCGCCGGTGCGGGACACCGTGCTGCCGGGACCGGCCCCCGTACCGCCTGCCCCGGCAGCACGGCTGCTCGAACCGGCCGCCGTACCGCCACCGCTCACCGGCCTGACGGGTCCGGCCACAGGTCCGGACGCGGCTGTACCGCCCGCCGGGGCCCGCTGGACGTCGACCGCCGCTCCGGCGGAGGGCGCCTTCGAAGGCGCACCCGTTCCCGGCCGGACGGAACGCGACACCGTAGGACCGGGAGTGGTGGACCCGGGCGCCGTGGAGCGGGCCGGCGCAGGGCCGGCCGCCGGCGGGCCGGACGACGCGGGGCCCGAAGACGCGGTACCCGAAGACGACGTGGGAGCCGACGACGACGCGGAACCCGGCGACACGAGACCCGACGGCGCCGGAGCCGCCGGAGCGGGCCCTGACGACGCGGGCCCTGACGACATGGAAGCCGACGCCGCGGGACCCGCCGGAGCGGGCCCTGACGACGCGGGACCCGAAGACGACGTGGGAGCCGACGCCGACGCCGCGGGACTCGACGGCGCCGGACCCGCCGGAGCAGGCCCTGACGACGTGGGCCTTGACGACGCGGGGCCTGACGACATGGAAGCCGACGCCGCAGGACCCGCCGGAGCGGGCCCTGACGACGCGGGGCCCGAAGACGTGGGAGCCGATGACGCAGGGCCCGAAGACGTGGGAGCCGAAGACGGCATGGCAGCCGAAGACGGCATGGGACCCGGCGGCACCGGGACCGACGGTGAGGGCGTCGACGGTACGGGACCCGACGATGTCGGACCCGGCCCTCCACCACTCACCGGCCTCGGCGCCCCGGCCCGGGCCACCGGCAGAGTCCGCTGGACGGCGGCGGGCGTGGCGGTCGCCCTGGTCAGCGAGTTCTGCCGGTGGGGTCTGGGAGGTGCGGCGGCCACCCGGGGGCCCCTCGGGCGCGACGCCGTGACCGCTCGGGGCGCCCGCTGCACCGGCCGGATGTCGCCGGACACGGTGCCGGACACGGTGCCGGACACGGTGCCGGGCGTGGTGCCGGACGCGATGTCGGGGGCGGCCCCGGGCAGGTCGGCCGACGCCACCGGCAGGACCTGCGCGGGCGGTTCGAGTCCGGACACGGGCCCGGCCGACGTGGTGAGCGCGTTCCTGATCAGCCCGCCCGGCGCCCCGTCCAGGACGGCGTGGGACAGGGTCCCGGTGAAGGACGGGTTCTGCCAGGTGCTCAGCCGCCCGCCGAACCCGGAGTCCGCGACACCGGGCCGCCCCACGGCGGCCCGCTGGATCGGCGGCAGCCCCGTCCAGCCGACCACCGCCACCGGCCCCGTATCCGTACGCGAAAGCGCTGCCGCAGAAGCCACGGAAGCCGCAGAAACCACGGAAGCCGCAGAAACCGCGGGAGTCGCAGAAACCGCGGGAGTCGCGGAAGCCGGCGTCGGCGTCGCCGCCGTGTCGCCCCTCAGTCGGTTCAGTCGATTCAGTCGGTCGAAGAACCCCACCGATCAGCCCTCCGCCCTGCCCCGGGTCACCAGGGACGCGATCTGTTCCGTGTAGCGGCGGCGGTCCTGGTGTTCGAGGTCCAGGATCGTCTCCAGGCTCCAGTGGAAGTGGTAGGCGACGTACGCGATCTCCTCGTGCAGCCGGTCGGTCGCGTACGTCACGATTCCCCCAGGCGGCTCCCGCCGAGTTCGACCTCGAAGGGCTCCGAGCAGTGCGGGCACTCCACGGCGGCGCGGGTGTGGCCCTCGGCGTTGACCTGCCGGTAGAAGTCCTGCAGGAACGCGAGATCGGAGGCGAACATGTTCTCCACCACCCCGTCGTGCACCATCGCCAGCGTGCCGAGGCGGGTGATGACCCGGCCCAGCAGGACCACCGACAGATAGGCGGGGTTCTCCTGGACGCGGACGTCCCGCAGCGGGATCAACTCGTCCCGCGCGGTGGCGAGACGCATCACACCGTCCTTGTGCACCGTTCCCGAGTCGTCCACATAGCCGCGCGGCAACTCGAAGGGGAACTCCGTGCGCAGCGGTTGGGCGGCCGGTGCGGGCGCCGGAGCAGGAGCCGGAGCGGCGGCGGGCGCCGGAGCAGGGTTCTGCTCCGGCGCCGCCACCGGTTCCGGCACCGGTGCGTGCGCGACCGGGTTCGCGCCCGCCCTGGCAGCCGTACGGCGCATTACTCGATGACCAGTTCTTCGAAGACGATGGTCACGGTCTCGGTGAGTGCCTGGGCCTCGCCGGCCTTCAGCGCACTGGCGTCGATCTTGCTGCACCAGGCGTTGCGCATGTTGTACCGCTTCACCGGGTTGTTCTGGTAGTCCATCATGATGATCGACGCGTTCTTGCGCGCCGTGCTCATCTGGCCCGTGATCGAGTCGTTGATCCAGGTCGTGAACGCCGGGGACTGGGTCATGCCGCGCACCACGGTGCACTGCCCGTCCTTCTGGACGCCGGGCATGAGGCTGACCTCGGGCCGGCCCTGCGCCGAGTTCGACAGGTGCTTGATGACGTCCTGCTCGATGCTGAGGCCGTTGACCTCGGCGAGGTACTCGACCATCACGCCGTCGATCTGCAGACCGAAATTATGTGAAGTGAGGGCGTCACCCGGGCTGAGACTCATCTGTTCTCTGTCCTTCTGAGGGTTCTTACTGGGGTTCTTGCTGGGTTTCTTGCCGGAGGTTCTCGGCTATGAGGTGCGGGGAGGCGGAGGAGCCCTACTCCTCCAGCTCGCCGCTGCCGCTGGAGAACTGCGCCAGCCGGAAGATGACGAACTCGGCGGGCTTGACCGGCGCGATGCCGATCTCGCAGATCACGCGGCCGAGGTCGACCGACTCCGGGGTGTTGGTCTCCTCGTCGCACTTGACGTAGAACGCCTCCTCGGGCCGCTGGCCGAAGAGCGCGCCGCTGCGCCACTCGTTGACGAGGAACGCCGAGACGTTGCGCCGGATCCGGGCCCACAGGTTGTGGTCGTTCGGCTCGAACACCACCCACTGGGTGCCGAGCAGGATCGACTCCTCCAGGTAGTTGAAGTACCGGCGGACGTTCAGGTAGCGCCAGGCCGGGTCCGAGGACATGGTGCGGGCGCCCCAGACGCGGATGCCGCGGCCCGGGAAGGCGCGGATGCAGTTGACGCCGATGGGGTTGAGCAGGTCCTGCTCGCCGCGGGTGATCTGCAGCTCCAGGTCCACCGCGCCGCGTACGACCTCGTTGGCGGGCGCCTTGTGCACACCGCGCTCGAAGTCGTTGCGGGCCCAGATGCCGGCGACGTGACCGCTCGGCGGGGTCAGCCGGGACTGCCCGCTCGCCGGGTCGAAGACCTTCACCCAGGGGTAGTACAGGGCCGCGTACTTGGAGTCGTAGCCCGCGGTCTCCTGGCGCCAGACGCGGATCTCCCGGGCGTTGAGGCTCGGCGGCGGGTCGATGACGGCGACGCGGTCGCCCATCAGCTCGCAGTGCGCGATCAGACCGAGCTGGACGGCCTTCACGGCCTCCAGGTCGATCGCGCCGCGCTGGTAGGCGGCCATCAGGTCGGGGACGGCGACCATGGAGATCTCGTCCACGGCCTCCAGGCCGCCGAAACCGGTGCGGTCGGCGGAGTCGCCGAGGTACTGGGCCGGGCCGGGGTGCCGGGCGTCCGAGGTTGCGGGCACGACGGGCGCGGGGGACGCCGGGGGGGCGGCCAGGGCCACGGTCTGGTTCTCGGGCCGGGCCAGCTGCGCGGTGGGCGCCGCCTCCTGCACGGTGATGAGCTTGGAGCGCTCCTTCACCTGCGTGACGACGTAGTTGCGGCCGCCCTTCTTGGCGGTCACGTCGAAGGTCTCGACCGGCTTCTCGCCGTCCTTGACGATCAGCTTGAAGCGCTCGGCGGGGCCCTCGCCCTCGGGGTCGGCGACCTCGACGCTGAGCGAACCGCCCGCGACCGCGGTCACGCTGAAGGTGCCGAGCTGCTTGGGCTCGCCCGCGGTGAGCGCGGCCGGGGCCGCGGAGCCGCCGACGGCCGACGCGGTGCCGTTGCCGGACACCCCGTTGCCGGACGCGCCCTCGGCGCTGCCGCCGACCCGGACGACGTACGCGGCGCTGCCGCCGTTGTTGAAGAACCCGTACACCGAGTGCGCGAGGTAGAAGCCGTCGGTGAAGGCACCGAAGGCCGCGACGTACTGGGACCAGTTGGTCACCAGGGTCGGCTCGTTCAGCGGGCCGGTCGGGGCGAGCCCGACGAAGGCCGCCACCGACGTGCCCACGCCCTCGATGGGACGCGAGCCGCTGGCCACCTCCTCGACGTATACGCCGGGTGACAGGTAGGACGGCATGCTCTGCGCTCCTCGGGGTACGAGACAGGTCTTCTACGACCCTCACGCGCGAAGCGCGTCCGTCGAAACGTCCTGCGGTGCCTGATCGGGGGCAGGGATGTTGCCCGGCGGGGCAACCGCCGTCCCCGGACGTGACACTGCGGGTGACGCGTCGCCTCCGGGCTGTGGCGCGGTGCGCCGATCGGAGCGGTCGGGCGGGCCGTCCTGGCGCTCCGGACCCCGTCCGGATCCCGTCCGGGGCCGGTCCGGACGGAGTCACCGTCCTCGGGTGCAGCCCTTCGCCTCTTCGGGCAGCCGTCGTGCCCCGGGGCTTCCTGCCCGGTACCTGTACGGCGTTTAACGTCCGGGAGTGAGCCTTTGGACTTCCCTGGAACCCGCCTCCGCGACCGTGGACCCGGGTGGCAGTACGACGGTGCGGCTGCGTCTGCGCAACACCGGCGACGTGGTGGACGAGTACCGCTTCGAGGCGGTCGGTGATCTGGCGCCCTGGACGGCGGTGGAACCGCAGGTCCTGCGTCTGTATCCGGGGACGACGGGCTCGGTGGACCTGACGTTCGCGCCGCCACGTACGCCCGACGCGACGGCGGGGCCCAACCCGTACGCGGTGCGGATCACCCCGACCGAACATCCGGAGGCGACCACCGTCCCCGAGGGCAACCTCACCATCACCCCTTTCACGGAGCTGCGGGCGGAGCTGGTGCCCCCGACGGTGAAGGGCCGTTTCCGCGGACGTCCGAAGCTGGCCGTGGACAACCTCGGCAACACGAAACTCACCGCCTCGATCGGCGGCAGCGACAACGGCGACCAGCTGTCGTACGACATCCATCCGTCGAACGTGCAGATCGAGCCGGGGCGTGCGGCGTTCGTGAAGACGACGCTCAAGCCACGGCAGATCATCTGGTTCGGCTCGAAGGAGGACCGGCCCTACACCCTGGCCGTACAGCGGTCGGGTGTGAAGCCACTGGACGTGGCGGGCACCTACGTGCAGCGGGGCTTCCTCCCCCGCTGGCTCGCCACCTTCCTGGGCATCTTCGTGGCACTGGCGATCACCTTCGTGATGCTGTGGATCGCCTACCAGCCCAGAGTCAGCAGCGCCGCCCGGGAGAAGCTCCAGGAAGCCGGCGTCAGCACCCTGGCGCCCTCCCCCTCACCGACGCCCGAGGCGCCGAAGGCCCCGTCCGCCGAGCCGGTGGCCTCCCCGACCGCCGCCCCGGAGGCGTCCGGCGACGGCGGAGGAGGGGCGGGGGACCCGCAGCCGAAGCCGAAGGAGAAGGACAAGCCCAAGAGCGTGGTGCCCGCGACCGAGATCCTGCTGCGGAACCCGACCACCAAGATGTGCGCCGACCTTCCGGGCCGCGAGAAGGGCAAGGCGACCGGCCGCGTACAGCAGGCCACCTGCACCGGGAAGACGGAGGAGGACAACCAGCTCTGGAACCTGGAGGTGCGCTACCCGGAGCTGGGTCCCGGCGGCACCGCCCTCTTCCAGATCCGCAACGTCAAGGACCAGCTCTGCATGGACCTGCCGAACGCCGGGGCCCAGCCGGTCCAGGTGGGGATATACGAGTCCGAATGCGCCGGCACGCCTGCCGACAACGATCTGTGGTGGATCGACAAGCAGGAGAGCGGCGCCTACTGGATCCGCAACTTCGCCAGCAACAACAAGTGCCTGGACGTCGCCGGGTTCAGCACCGGTGGCGTCGACGCGCACCTGACGCTCTACCACTGCTCCAACAGCGATGACCAGGAGTGGCAGATCATCCACCCCTCCGAGGACTGAGACCCGGGCAGCCGCCCCGCCTCTTCGGGCAGTCATCGTGCCCCGCGGCTTCCTGCCCCGGTACCGGCGCTGCGTTTAACGTCCGAGAGGTGAGCCTTTGGACTTCCCTGGAGCCCGCCTCCGCGACCGTGGACCCGGGTGGCAGTACGACGGTGCGGCTGCGTCTGCGCAACACCGGCGACGTGGTGGACGAGTACCGCTTCGAGGCCGTCGGGGCGCTGGCGCCCTGGACGGCCGTGGAGCCCCAGACGTTGCGGCTCTACCCCGGCACGACGGGTTCGGTGGACCTGACGTTCGCGCCGCCGCGTACGCCCGACGCGACGGCGGGGCCCAACCCGTACGCGGTGCGGATCACGCCGACCGAGCATCCGGAGGCGACCACCGTCCCCGAGGGCAACCTCACCATCACTCCCTTCACGGAGCTGCGGGCGGAGTTGGTGCCGCCGACCGTGAAGGGGCGGTTCCGTGGTCGGCCGAAGCTGGCGGTGGACAACCTCGGCAACACGAAGCTGACGGCCTCGATCGGCGGCAGCGACAACGGCGACCAGTTGTCGTACGACATCCATCCGTCGAACGTGCAGATCGAGCCGGGGCGTGCGGCGTTCGTGAAGACGACGCTCAAGCCGCGGCAGATCATCTGGTTCGGTTCGAAGGAGGACCGGCCCTACACCCTGGCTGTGCAGCGGTCGGGTGTGAAGCCGCTGGACGTGGCGGGTATGTACGTCCAGCGGGGCTTCCTGCCGCGCTGGCTGGCGACTTTCCTCGGGATCTTCGTGGCATTGGCGATCACTTTTGTGATGCTGTGGATCGCCTACCAGCCCAGGGTCACCAGCGCCGCCCGGGAGAAGCTCCAGGAGGCCGGCGTCAGCACCCTGGCGCCCAGCAGCCCCAGCGCGTCGCCGCCCCCGCCGCCCACTCCCACCGTCGCCGCCACGACACCCCCGGCCGCCCCCTCGACGCAGCCCGCGAGCGGTGGCGGCGGCGGTGGGGGACCGGCGGGTGGGGGCGAGGAGAAGGAGACCGAGGCCCCCGAGCGGACCGCGGCGACCGCCGTCCGGGAACTGGCCGCGGACGACCCGAGCGGGCGGCACATCTGCTACCGGGCCTACGCGAAGGGCAAGGGCTGGACGAACGCCGTCTGCGACGGCGAGACGGCCGGCACGGTGGGCGAGAAGACGCCGCTCAAGGCCCTCAACATCGCCGTGGCCGGCGCGAAGGGCACGGCGGGCGCCGCCTTCGTCCACGACCCGGGATCGACCAACGGGCAGGGGCACTACGACGCGCCGTGGTCCGGTGTCGCCGACGGCATCGACAACTACATCGGCAGCACCAAGAAGGACGCGCCGGATCTGCTGGGCTTCACCATCAACGTCGACAACGGGGGCGGGCCCGTGTGCCAGACCGTGCACGTCCATGACGCGGCGTGGCTCGGCCTGGGGTGCGACGACCCGAAGTCCGGGGAGAACTTCATCTTCGGCGGAACCCTGAACAACGACCTGTGGCTCGAGGCGGTCAAGTTCACGGTGTGACCGCCGTCAGTCGGGCCCGGCCGGGACGGCTACCAGTTGCCCTCTCCCGGGACCAGCCGGCCCGCCTTGCGGTACTCCCGTTCGGCGCCCTCCCGCAGATCCACCGTCGTGACCGGGGCGCCGCGTCCGACGGCCGCGTAGGCGGCGGTGACGACGGCGCTGCGGATCGATCCGCCGGCCAGCTCGAAGTCACGGGCGACCGACGACGGGTCGGTGTCGTCCGCGCACGGCACCGCGGCGAGGCTGTGCCGCCACAGCGCGAGGCGCTGTTCGGGATCGGGGAACGGGAAGTCGATCACCAGGTCGAGGCGGCGGGTGAAGGCCTCGTCGATGTTGGCGCGCAGGTTGGTGGTGAGGAGGGCGATGCCGTCGAAGGACTCCAGGCGCTGGAGCAGATAGGCGCTCTCCATGTTGGCGTGCTTGTCGTGGGAGTCCTTGACCTCGGAGCGCTTGCCGAAGACGGCGTCCGCCTCGTCGAAGAGCAGGACCGCGTCCGTGCGGTCGGCCTCGGTGAAGATCCGTTCCAGGTTCTTCTCGGTCTCGCCCACGTACTTGTCGACGATCGAGGAGAGCTGCACCACGTAGAGGTCGAGGCCCAGTTCGGCGGCGACGACCTCCGCCGACAGGGTCTTGCCGGTGCCGGACTCGCCCGCGAAGAGTCCGAGGACGCCGTGGCCCCGGCCGCCGCCGGCGCTGAGCCGCCATTCGCCGAGCACCTGATCGCGGTGGCGGGCGCGCAGGGCCAGTTCGTGCAGTTCCACGAGGGGCTTGTCGGGCAGGACGAGGTCCTGCCAGCCCACGTCGGGCCTGATCCGGCGGGCATGCTGTTCGAGTCCCGAGGCGGACTGCTGCCGGGCGCCGAGCCGCAGATGGGCGGCGGTCACCGGGGTGCCGTCGAAGCAGGCGAGGTCCTCGGCGGCGTGCGCGGCGCGCAGGATGCGGTCGCCGCCGAGCCGGTAGGGGGCGACGACGGCCGCGAGGTCGAAGTCCGGCTGCTGCCGCAAGGCGGCCGACCAGGCCTCCACCGCGCCCGCCCGCTGCCGGGGCGCGTCCAGGACCAGCGGGTCGCGCTCGCACCACTGGGGGTCGTACGGACGCGAACCGGTGAGCAGCACGGGCACGCCCGCGTCCGACAGCTGCCGGATGAACGGGCCGGGCCGCTCCGGCAGGGCGGAGGCGACGACGGCGGCGCCGCGCAGCCGGGCCTCGCGCAGGAGCTCGGGTACGCGGTCCTCGGGACCCGTGTAGTGCAGGGCTTCGAATCCCGCGGTCCACAGGGCGGCGGCGGCACCGGCGAGTCCGTCGCCCTCGCGGTGTTCGCGCAGGTAGACGGTGAGGGGTGCGGCGGTCAGCCGGTCGGCGAGCTTGGCGGTGAACTCGCCGTCGTGCGAGCCGGAGGCCGCCGCGAGCGGGTGGACGTGGCCGACGAGCGCGGGGTCCAGGGTGTCGTCGCCGAGCAGATGGGCGACGAGCCGGTCGGGTACGCGCAACGACCGGCTCAGGAAGGGGCGTTCGGGTTCCTCGACACTCAGCAGGCCGAGTGCGGTGAGCGGCGCGGAGGGGTGGAACCGGGCCCGCGCCCACGCGAGGTGCACGGGCAGCCCGCACAGGTCGAGGGCGAGCCCGGTGGTGGCCCGGCGCCGGCTGACGTCGTCGTTGAGGTATCCGTACAGCGGCTCGAAGGAGCGGTCCAGGTCGGGTGCGAGGGCGATGAGCAGGATCCGCAGGTCCAGCTCGGGGAGCCCGAGCCGCGTCGCGAGCAGCTCCAGCCGGTCGGCCGGCGGCGCGTGCCGGGCGGTCGCCCCCTCCCCCGCCTCACCTTCCTGACCCGCCTCGCCCGTCTTGCCCGCCTCGCCCTCGATGCCCTCGATGTGCCCGGAGTGCTCGCGGTCCTTGCGGTCCTTGCGGTCCTTGCGGTCCTCGAAGGCGGAGGTGTACGGGGGCGGGGTCGCCCTGGACTCCAGGAGGTGCCGTACGGCCTCGTCGGAGAGGTAGAGGCCGCGCAGCGGGTCGCCGGCCGTGGGGTCGCCGGCGCCGCGCTCCTCGACCAGCTCGGCGACGCGGTCGCGCAGTCGGGACAGGCGCAGGAGGAGCGCGTCGGACATGCCTGACACACGCGGGGCGTGGGTGGTCACTTCTGCCGTTCTCCGGTGTTCTTGCGCGTCCCCGCGGCCGGCGAGGACTTGAGGTGCCGGGGCAGGTGCGCACGCTCCTGCGACCCCTCCAGCGTGCCGTCGGTGCCGCGTACGCGGACGACCGCGCCCTCCGTGACCGGGGGACCGACGTCGTACTCGGGGAAGGCCGGGAAGGGCACGGTGACCACGAGGTCCAGCGACGGTTTCAGTTCGCCGCCCAGGGCGGACCAGATCTCGGCGAGGGACCGCGACTCGGTGTGCAGCCCGGCCACCGTGAGCGGCACGGAGAGGCCCAGCGCGCCCAGGGGGCCCGGCAGTTCGTCCGGGGTGAGCAGCTCGCGGGGCAGCATGGTCGCCAGCACGGCGGAGAGCAGCCGGTGTTCGTCCTGGGCCTGCTTGGTCCAGGCGGTGACCAGGTACGACAGCCGGAACCAGCGGGGTGGCTGGCGGCGGCGCACCACGATGTCACGCTCGTCGCGCACGGAGATCTGGCCGCGCTGACGCCGGGAGACGTCCTCACGGATGTCGTACAGGTAGGCGTTGACGGAGGGCGCGTTGCGCCGGGCCGCCCAGTCGCGGGTCGGGGCGTCGAAGGAGATGTCGATGCCGGAGCCGGCCAGTGCACCGCCCCCGAGCAGCCGCTTGAGGACCTCGTCCACCTCGTGGATCACCGTCGTGCTCCCGCCCTGCGTTCCGTGCCGTGCCGTACCGCCGCCGGGTGTCGGCATCGGCTGCCGGCACCGGATGCCGGCGCCGGCTGTCCCGCGGCGGCACCGGAACCGCTGTCCTCACCGATCGTGCCTCCGGACCCGTCGTCCCCGCAGGCACGCCGGGGACGACCGACGGGCAGACCTCGCTGTCCGGTCGGCCTTCTCGGACTGCCTGTTCGGTCAGATGTAGCCTTCCCGCAACGCATGGGCCACGGCATGCGCCCGGTTGCGCAGATGCAGCCGGGTGGTGAGCCCGTGCATCACGTTCTTGACGGTGCGTTCGGAGTAGGACAGCTTGCCGGCGATCTCCCCGGTGTCGAGTCCCTCGGCGACGAGTCTCAGCACATCCACCTCACGCGGTGCGAGTCCCGAAGCGGGGGCACCGGGGTGGCTGCTCGCCGTGCGGTGCAGCGAGCCGACCTGGCTGAAGAGCCGGCCGAGCAGATCGGCGGGCAGGTCGCCGTCGCCGCGGGAGGCCGCGATGACGGCCTGCACCAGCCGGTGCGCGGTGGCCTCGTGGCGCCACACGATGGCTCCGACCCCGCACTCGATGACGTCCAGGAGCTCGGTCTCGCGGATCACGCTCACGACCAGCACGGCCCGGGCGCCCTCGCTGCGCACCAGTCTGCGCAGCCGGGAGAGCGCGGTCTCGTCCAGCGTCTCGGTGATCAGCAGGGCCACGGTGTCCGGCCCGGTCCCGGTCTCCTCGCGGAGGTCGATCACCGCGTGCTGCCGCAGCTGGCTGAGCGCTCCTTCGCGGGTGATCGGATCCGAGGCGTGGACCGCCACCGGTATGCGGGACTCGGGCTCGACCGTGCCCGGAGCCGCGGTCCCAAACGAACTGCGCAACGGACTCCCCTATGTTCACGAGCCTGTCACCTCTGTGGCGTCCGTGACAGGCGTGCGTTCCTCACACTTCTGGGGGCCGCGCGATCGGCGCAATCGTGGAGGACCACGAGAGGGACCACGAGATCTAGGAACGCCCGACGCTCATGCCGGTGGTGACAGCGGGTCAAGTCATTCGGCGGATCACGCAACGCGTGGCATCGGGCCGCCGTCCCACACAGTGGGCCGCACCACGGCCGCGAGGAGGCAGGATGTACCTACCACTGCTCGAGCGCCGGGAAACCCTGGAGCTGGTCGCCGCCGAGGCGCGGCGTGCCCGCGCCGGGACCGGGCGGCTCGTCCTGCTGCGGGGTGCCACGGGTACGGGCCGCACCGCGCTCCTCGAAGCCGCCACCGAACAGGCCGAGGCGGCCGGGATGCGGGTGCTGCGGGCCCGCTGCTCACCCGAAGACACGGCGCTCCCCTTCTCTACGGTCCGGCAACTCCTTTCTCCCGCCGCGGAGTTCGCGCACACCCGCGAGGTGCCGGACGAACGCGACCGGGGTGCCTGGCTGTGGCGGCTGCTGCGTTCGTTCACGACCGGGTCGCCGCTCCTGGTCACCGTGGACGACGTCCACCTCGCGGACGACGCCTCACGGCGCTGGCTCGTGGACGTGGCCCGGCGGATGGACCGGTTACCGGTGCTGCTGCTGGTGACCGAGCGCAGTCAGTACGACATCGACGCGCCGTCGGCCGGCCTCGCCCACACGCTCTCGCCCGCGCTCGTCCGCACCCTGACCCTGGCTCCGCTGAGCGCCGACTCCCTGGCGGAGCTGGTCCGTTCGGACTTCGGCACGGTCTCGCGGACCTGGGTGGAGGACTGCGTACGCGCGAGCGCGGGCAGTCCGCTGCTGCTCCGGGCCCTCCTGGACGACCTCCACGGGACGCTGCCCGCGACGGTCCCGGAGACCAGCGCCGCGCTCTACCCGGGCGCGTACCAGGCGGCGGTCACCTGGTGGCTGGACAACGCGGGTCCCTCGACGGCGGGGGTGGCCCGAGTGCTGGCGGCACTCGACGACGACTTGGCACAACGTCCCACCCGGACACCGTCCGAGCAACCGAACGACAACCGGGGCCTCCGGCCGGGCGACGAGCGGGAGGACACCGGCTTCCCGCCGGGGGCCGCGGACGACGGCACCGGCTTCCCGCCGGGGGCCGTGCGCGACCGTGCCGGCTTCTCGCCCGGGAGCGCGGACGACGGCACCGGCTTCCCGCCGGACGGCAAGGGTGACGGCACCGGTTTCCGACCGGACCGGTATGACGCCGCGGCGGACCGCCATGACGTCGCGCACGCACGCCCGGACGCGACGCGACCGGATGCCGCCGAGGGCGCCCCGGACGGGAACCTGACAGGCCCCACACCCGACCGGCCGGGCCAGCCGGGGTACGCGGCCCCACCGGGTCCGCCGACCCACGGCGGGCACTCCGGCCATGAAGCCGAGCCGAGTCCGAACCGGACAAGGCAGGCGGGCCAGGCGGCCCAGGCGCCGCAGGTGGACCAAGCGGGCCAAGCGCCGCAGGCGACGCAGGGAGCTCAAGCGGCCCAGGAAGCCCAGGCGGGTCAAACGGCCCAAGCAGACCAAACGGCTCAGACGAGCCGGACGGCGCAGGCGGGCCAAGCGGGCCAAGCGGCACAGGCGGCCCAGGGGGATCAGGAGGCCCCAGTAGACCGGACGGCCCCAGCAGACCAGACGGCTCGGACGGGCCGGACGGCGCAGGCGGGTCAGGAAGCCCAGGCAGGCCAGACGACGCAGGCGGCCCAGCCGGGCCGGCAGGATCAACGGGTTCCTCCGGACCGCCCGGACCGCCCGGACCGCCCGGACCGCCCGGGCCACCCGGACCGCCCGGACCGCCCGGGCCACCCGGACCGCCCGGACCGCCCGGGCCACCCGGACCGCCCGGACCGCCCGGGCCACCCGGACCACCCGGACTACCCAGGTCCTCCGGACCGCCCGGGGTACTGCAGCCCCCCGCGGCACCGCAGCCTCTCGGAGCATCCCGGTCCTCTGGACCACCTCGGCCTCCCTGGCCTCCCCGGCTACCTCGGCCCCCCGGGCAGCGCGGGCCCCCCGGGCCCGGAGCGCCCGGGTGGCCCGGGACTCTCGGGCCATCCCGAGGACCTGCCCCGGGCGGCAGCCCCCGGTGTCGGCCGGTACGCCGACAGCGGCTCGGCCCCGTCACCGGAGGCCGCCCCCGGTGACGGCACCGGCACCGGCCCCGTCGCCGACGGACTCGTCGAGCTGCTCGGCGGGATCGCCGACGCCGACCCCGCA belongs to Streptomyces sp. V3I8 and includes:
- a CDS encoding LuxR C-terminal-related transcriptional regulator; amino-acid sequence: MRSSFGTAAPGTVEPESRIPVAVHASDPITREGALSQLRQHAVIDLREETGTGPDTVALLITETLDETALSRLRRLVRSEGARAVLVVSVIRETELLDVIECGVGAIVWRHEATAHRLVQAVIAASRGDGDLPADLLGRLFSQVGSLHRTASSHPGAPASGLAPREVDVLRLVAEGLDTGEIAGKLSYSERTVKNVMHGLTTRLHLRNRAHAVAHALREGYI
- a CDS encoding DUF4255 domain-containing protein: MIHEVDEVLKRLLGGGALAGSGIDISFDAPTRDWAARRNAPSVNAYLYDIREDVSRRQRGQISVRDERDIVVRRRQPPRWFRLSYLVTAWTKQAQDEHRLLSAVLATMLPRELLTPDELPGPLGALGLSVPLTVAGLHTESRSLAEIWSALGGELKPSLDLVVTVPFPAFPEYDVGPPVTEGAVVRVRGTDGTLEGSQERAHLPRHLKSSPAAGTRKNTGERQK
- a CDS encoding ATP-binding protein, encoding MSDALLLRLSRLRDRVAELVEERGAGDPTAGDPLRGLYLSDEAVRHLLESRATPPPYTSAFEDRKDRKDRKDREHSGHIEGIEGEAGKTGEAGQEGEAGEGATARHAPPADRLELLATRLGLPELDLRILLIALAPDLDRSFEPLYGYLNDDVSRRRATTGLALDLCGLPVHLAWARARFHPSAPLTALGLLSVEEPERPFLSRSLRVPDRLVAHLLGDDTLDPALVGHVHPLAAASGSHDGEFTAKLADRLTAAPLTVYLREHREGDGLAGAAAALWTAGFEALHYTGPEDRVPELLREARLRGAAVVASALPERPGPFIRQLSDAGVPVLLTGSRPYDPQWCERDPLVLDAPRQRAGAVEAWSAALRQQPDFDLAAVVAPYRLGGDRILRAAHAAEDLACFDGTPVTAAHLRLGARQQSASGLEQHARRIRPDVGWQDLVLPDKPLVELHELALRARHRDQVLGEWRLSAGGGRGHGVLGLFAGESGTGKTLSAEVVAAELGLDLYVVQLSSIVDKYVGETEKNLERIFTEADRTDAVLLFDEADAVFGKRSEVKDSHDKHANMESAYLLQRLESFDGIALLTTNLRANIDEAFTRRLDLVIDFPFPDPEQRLALWRHSLAAVPCADDTDPSSVARDFELAGGSIRSAVVTAAYAAVGRGAPVTTVDLREGAEREYRKAGRLVPGEGNW